From Marivirga harenae, one genomic window encodes:
- a CDS encoding PorP/SprF family type IX secretion system membrane protein — MVNSIQKKWGVLIVLMISTTLLKAQEIIPFNHYYLSPVYINPSYTGHTGFFELETNFRQQWTAIEGAPQTIRLSSQLPLGKHLAVGLIAMNDQRALFNTNQANLNVAYTIYPGVDKSTDHRISFGVGVGADVTFINNDFVDNPLDPALDGLADQSVNPLAQAGIQYQLNNLNIGFSLPFMFQSDVYNEQAYKNPEFDPLKATTTSINYVFDINRDVSFTPWVIYQTYNNELSDGFFQASGYFSYKNNIWLGGGYHSFNGFTFNVGFRLVNKIRAGYAYEMSNDQSSQFGQGSQEFYLNFMSGNRDYLAELRPHRDELLVEEAVEEPVEEVTETVTDSTQIVEEEIQETKTEEEVVEKETEPVQIKEEYRKPIEQDSVSKKESEVLEEPIISEAEPELEQEVSPKFNEKVDEVIDNMAGIYVVAGAFSSKENAQKYVDMAKELGHNLSITYYSKTEYYYTIAQKTDNRAMALKTLNSIKNLNVLDFDESWILEIK, encoded by the coding sequence ATGGTAAATTCTATTCAAAAAAAATGGGGAGTCTTAATAGTCTTAATGATTTCAACGACCCTGTTAAAAGCACAAGAAATCATTCCATTTAATCATTACTACCTGTCACCTGTTTATATTAATCCATCCTATACAGGTCACACTGGTTTTTTTGAATTGGAGACAAATTTTCGCCAGCAATGGACAGCAATTGAAGGAGCTCCTCAGACTATACGTTTATCAAGTCAATTGCCTTTAGGGAAGCATTTAGCCGTAGGATTAATTGCTATGAATGATCAAAGAGCATTGTTTAATACCAATCAAGCAAATTTGAACGTAGCCTATACAATTTATCCTGGAGTAGACAAAAGTACCGATCATAGAATAAGTTTTGGAGTTGGAGTAGGGGCAGATGTTACATTTATTAATAATGATTTTGTGGATAATCCTTTAGACCCTGCTTTAGATGGATTGGCAGACCAAAGTGTGAATCCTTTGGCTCAAGCCGGTATTCAATATCAATTGAATAATTTGAACATAGGCTTTTCTTTACCTTTCATGTTTCAGTCGGATGTCTATAATGAGCAAGCTTATAAAAACCCAGAATTTGATCCCCTTAAAGCAACTACAACTTCTATAAATTATGTATTTGATATTAATAGAGACGTAAGTTTTACCCCTTGGGTAATTTATCAGACATATAATAATGAATTATCTGATGGTTTTTTTCAAGCTAGCGGTTATTTCAGTTATAAGAATAATATTTGGCTAGGTGGAGGCTATCATTCTTTTAATGGGTTTACTTTTAATGTTGGGTTTCGTTTGGTTAACAAAATTAGGGCTGGTTATGCATATGAAATGTCAAATGATCAATCAAGTCAGTTTGGACAAGGATCACAAGAGTTTTATTTAAATTTTATGTCTGGTAATAGGGATTACCTCGCAGAATTACGACCACATAGAGATGAACTTTTGGTAGAAGAAGCAGTTGAAGAACCAGTCGAAGAAGTTACGGAGACAGTTACAGATTCGACTCAAATTGTTGAAGAAGAAATACAGGAAACTAAGACGGAAGAAGAAGTTGTGGAGAAGGAAACTGAACCAGTTCAGATTAAAGAAGAATATAGAAAGCCAATTGAACAGGATAGTGTGAGTAAGAAGGAATCAGAAGTTCTTGAAGAACCTATAATAAGTGAAGCGGAACCTGAGCTTGAACAGGAAGTTTCACCGAAATTTAATGAGAAGGTAGATGAGGTAATTGATAATATGGCTGGCATCTATGTGGTGGCAGGAGCATTTTCATCAAAGGAGAATGCGCAAAAATATGTTGATATGGCGAAGGAATTAGGACATAATTTATCGATCACCTACTATTCTAAAACAGAATATTATTACACTATTGCGCAAAAGACAGACAATAGAGCAATGGCACTTAAAACCTTAAATTCAATTAAGAACCTTAATGTTTTGGATTTTGATGAGAGCTGGATTTTGGAAATAAAGTAA